A single window of Deltaproteobacteria bacterium DNA harbors:
- a CDS encoding gamma-glutamyltransferase: MSDSSRVHPKGNQGAAHGCVAAGDRRTAAAGARLLEEGGNAVDAAVAAAFAAFACEPVLASPFGGGFATYSDGEGHEEAWDFFAEVPGLGLPPALEDPSLDFVAIDVSFGPTSQVFHVGRGAAAVPLILPGLVELQRAHGVKTLAEVVAPSIELARAGVPLSAEIAPIVEILEPILRFTPEASEIIAPGGRLIGEGDPYFVPQLAGLLERVAAGGKVPGRPELLEGFGPPRGRMTDADLDAAVAKTTVPIRIGLPGGLTVHLPPPPASGGLLIAFSLKLLAPVERGVWRDPGATADHLLAVMAVANQARQAALAPLLRSGAVPPDEVVAAFLGEESIRRWREPFERAVVEGPAFAAARPDNHLGRTTHVSVIDAAGRACSLTHSNGEGCGHLVPGTGMQANNFLGEEDLHPEGFHSDRPGTRLTSMMCPSIVTREGRPVLAVGSGGSNRIRSAILQVLVHALLGERPLVDAVDLPRMHLEGRTLNIERRGVRGSYDVAVLERLASRVGELVVFDTPSMYFGGAHAVGEGGTGAGDARRGGAVCRV; this comes from the coding sequence ATGTCCGACAGCTCGAGAGTGCATCCGAAGGGGAATCAGGGCGCGGCCCACGGCTGCGTCGCCGCCGGCGATCGCCGGACCGCCGCGGCCGGTGCCCGCCTGCTCGAGGAGGGGGGCAACGCGGTGGACGCCGCGGTGGCCGCGGCCTTCGCCGCCTTCGCCTGCGAGCCCGTCCTGGCCTCCCCCTTCGGGGGGGGCTTCGCCACCTACTCCGACGGGGAGGGCCACGAGGAGGCCTGGGACTTCTTCGCCGAGGTGCCCGGCCTCGGCCTGCCCCCGGCGCTGGAGGATCCCAGCCTCGACTTCGTGGCCATCGACGTCAGCTTCGGGCCCACCAGCCAGGTCTTCCACGTCGGCCGCGGCGCGGCGGCGGTGCCCCTGATCCTGCCGGGCCTGGTCGAGCTGCAGCGGGCGCACGGCGTCAAGACCCTGGCGGAGGTGGTCGCGCCCTCCATCGAGCTGGCGCGGGCGGGGGTGCCCCTCTCCGCCGAGATCGCGCCCATCGTGGAGATCCTCGAGCCGATCCTGCGCTTCACCCCCGAGGCCTCGGAGATCATCGCGCCGGGCGGCCGGCTCATCGGCGAGGGTGACCCCTACTTCGTGCCCCAGCTCGCGGGCCTGCTCGAGCGGGTGGCCGCCGGCGGCAAGGTGCCCGGCCGGCCGGAGCTCCTCGAGGGCTTCGGGCCGCCCCGCGGGCGGATGACCGACGCCGATCTCGACGCGGCGGTGGCGAAGACCACCGTGCCGATCCGGATCGGCCTGCCCGGGGGCCTGACCGTCCACCTGCCGCCGCCGCCGGCCAGCGGCGGCCTGCTGATCGCCTTCTCCCTGAAGCTGCTGGCTCCGGTCGAGCGCGGCGTCTGGAGGGATCCGGGGGCGACCGCCGACCACCTCCTGGCGGTGATGGCGGTGGCCAACCAGGCGCGGCAGGCGGCCCTCGCCCCCCTGCTGCGCTCCGGCGCCGTCCCCCCCGACGAGGTGGTCGCCGCGTTCCTGGGCGAGGAGTCGATCCGCCGCTGGCGCGAGCCCTTCGAGCGGGCGGTGGTCGAGGGGCCGGCCTTCGCCGCCGCCCGGCCCGACAACCACCTCGGGCGCACCACCCACGTCAGCGTCATCGACGCCGCGGGGAGGGCCTGCTCCCTCACCCACAGCAACGGGGAGGGCTGCGGCCACCTCGTCCCGGGCACCGGGATGCAGGCCAACAACTTCCTGGGCGAGGAAGATCTCCACCCCGAGGGCTTCCACTCCGACCGGCCGGGCACCCGCCTCACCTCGATGATGTGCCCCTCGATCGTGACGCGGGAGGGCCGCCCGGTCCTCGCCGTGGGCAGCGGGGGATCGAACCGGATCCGCTCGGCGATCCTCCAGGTGCTGGTGCACGCCCTCCTCGGCGAGCGGCCGCTGGTGGACGCGGTGGACCTCCCCCGGATGCACCTCGAGGGCCGCACCCTCAACATCGAGCGCCGGGGCGTGCGGGGCAGCTACGACGTGGCCGTCCTCGAGCGCCTCGCCTCCCGTGTCGGGGAGCTCGTCGTCTTCGACACGCCGAGCATGTACTTCGGGGGGGCGCACGCCGTGGGCGAGGGGGGCACCGGCGCCGGTGACGCCCGCCGCGGTGGTGCGGTCTGCCGTGTCTGA
- a CDS encoding OmpA family protein produces MRLLLLALGVLLLPPQAASAQDFVPFDPDPAPAETVAPAPAPAPAPAPAKADEEEEEEEKEDEKEAEPSGLLPAPELLDAPAPAPAAEGAFQPPTDLEAGAPAETAPAAGEPGEAGAETTAAEEDLGEGRRLVGEELVNEQVEPIGASALAPATRKNAAAARSNERPSPSLTGAVGLATQRTARVGAEGSVRLSLVGEFFLLDDFLIVGDRESRQALTFALGYTPTEWLEIYGNLAYASATNTLSAPSLLQIQGDSSLGVKGVYAMENGVALGLDLEVSFFPPIGEVGVGAAGFTPRALFAYDFRPAVEKLPLILHLEVGANFDGTGGLPGNLALTRVEEFALGIHRYHRFRAGAGLELPLPWVSPFVAWRLAAPLGVTELPEVNDDGTLRTLTYGEIVSQHLTLGLRVTALRDLSFLAAMDIGLAGAAIEGVPATMPWNLMLGLSYTLDPLSRSERVTRTMERTIEVDKPIETRPPAGIVEGIVRDAETGAILAGALITVEPGDGLPVASAMESGQYRSRDIAPGQVQLTAVKEGYAPVSAAALVADKAVTPLDFALQKLVVAGTMTLAITDAKTKGGLPATVTFTGPETKEVTADAEGKALAELKPGKYRVDVTHEGHNARQKDFEIDNGARLLVDLELSPKAKQSLIVVHKKKIQLKRKVHFQTGKATILPDSYQLLDQVIDAVVSHKIEKLRIEGHTDSTGADSRNLRLSQARADSVRQYFIENGIGEERIEAKGFGETKPIAPNLTTRGRAMNRRVEFHIVAQ; encoded by the coding sequence ATGCGTCTGCTGCTCCTCGCGCTCGGGGTCTTGCTCCTTCCCCCGCAGGCGGCCAGCGCCCAGGACTTCGTTCCCTTCGACCCCGATCCGGCCCCGGCCGAGACCGTGGCGCCGGCCCCTGCGCCGGCTCCGGCCCCCGCGCCCGCGAAGGCCGACGAGGAGGAGGAGGAGGAGGAGAAGGAGGACGAGAAGGAGGCCGAGCCCTCCGGACTGCTCCCCGCCCCCGAGCTCCTCGATGCCCCGGCCCCTGCGCCGGCCGCCGAGGGTGCCTTCCAGCCCCCGACGGATCTCGAGGCCGGAGCCCCGGCCGAGACCGCGCCCGCGGCCGGTGAGCCCGGCGAGGCCGGCGCCGAGACCACCGCCGCCGAGGAGGATCTGGGTGAGGGCCGGCGCCTCGTGGGGGAGGAGCTGGTGAACGAGCAGGTCGAGCCCATCGGCGCCTCGGCCCTCGCGCCGGCGACCCGGAAGAACGCCGCCGCGGCGAGGTCCAACGAGCGGCCCTCCCCCTCCCTGACCGGCGCCGTCGGCCTGGCCACCCAGCGCACGGCGCGGGTGGGCGCGGAGGGCAGCGTCCGCCTCTCCCTGGTGGGCGAGTTCTTCCTCCTCGACGACTTCCTCATCGTCGGCGATCGCGAGTCGAGGCAGGCCCTCACCTTCGCCCTCGGCTACACGCCGACCGAGTGGCTCGAGATCTACGGCAACCTCGCCTACGCCTCCGCGACCAACACCCTCTCGGCGCCCTCCCTCCTGCAGATCCAGGGCGACTCCAGCCTCGGCGTGAAGGGCGTCTACGCCATGGAGAACGGCGTGGCCCTCGGCCTCGACCTCGAGGTCTCCTTCTTCCCGCCCATCGGCGAGGTGGGCGTGGGCGCCGCCGGCTTCACGCCCCGCGCGCTCTTCGCCTACGACTTCCGCCCGGCCGTCGAGAAGCTGCCGCTGATCCTCCACCTCGAGGTCGGCGCGAACTTCGACGGCACCGGCGGTCTCCCCGGCAACCTCGCCCTCACCCGGGTCGAGGAGTTCGCGCTGGGCATCCACCGCTACCACCGCTTCCGGGCCGGCGCCGGCCTCGAGCTGCCCCTGCCCTGGGTCAGCCCCTTCGTCGCCTGGCGGCTGGCGGCCCCCCTGGGCGTGACCGAGCTGCCCGAGGTGAACGACGACGGCACCCTGCGCACCCTCACCTACGGCGAGATCGTCTCCCAGCACCTCACCCTCGGCCTGCGGGTGACCGCCCTGCGCGACCTCTCCTTCCTGGCCGCGATGGACATCGGCCTGGCCGGCGCCGCCATCGAGGGCGTGCCCGCGACCATGCCCTGGAACCTGATGCTGGGCCTCTCCTACACCCTCGATCCCCTCTCCCGCTCCGAGCGCGTCACGCGCACCATGGAGCGCACCATCGAGGTGGACAAGCCCATCGAGACCCGCCCGCCGGCGGGCATTGTCGAGGGCATCGTCCGGGACGCCGAGACCGGCGCGATCCTCGCCGGCGCCCTGATCACCGTCGAGCCCGGCGACGGCCTCCCCGTCGCCTCGGCGATGGAGAGCGGGCAGTACCGCTCCCGCGACATCGCCCCCGGGCAGGTGCAGCTCACGGCCGTGAAGGAGGGCTACGCGCCGGTCTCGGCCGCGGCCCTGGTGGCCGACAAGGCCGTCACCCCCCTGGACTTCGCCCTCCAGAAGCTGGTCGTGGCCGGCACGATGACCCTCGCGATCACCGACGCCAAGACCAAGGGCGGCCTGCCGGCCACCGTGACCTTCACCGGGCCCGAGACCAAGGAGGTCACCGCGGACGCCGAGGGCAAGGCCCTGGCCGAGCTGAAGCCCGGCAAGTACCGGGTCGACGTCACCCACGAGGGCCACAACGCCCGGCAGAAGGATTTCGAGATCGACAACGGCGCCAGGCTGCTGGTCGACCTCGAGCTCTCCCCCAAGGCGAAGCAGTCCCTGATCGTGGTGCACAAGAAGAAGATCCAGCTCAAGCGCAAGGTGCACTTCCAGACCGGCAAGGCCACCATCCTGCCCGACAGCTACCAGCTCCTCGATCAGGTCATCGACGCCGTCGTCAGCCACAAGATCGAGAAGCTGCGCATCGAGGGGCACACCGACTCCACCGGCGCCGACTCGCGCAACCTGCGCCTCTCCCAGGCCCGCGCCGACTCGGTGCGCCAGTACTTCATCGAGAACGGCATCGGCGAGGAGCGCATCGAGGCCAAGGGCTTCGGCGAGACCAAGCCCATCGCGCCGAACCTCACCACCCGCGGCCGGGCCATGAACCGGCGGGTCGAGTTCCACATCGTCGCCCAGTAG
- a CDS encoding cytochrome c-type biogenesis protein CcmH, with product MVDTLRARTSGLPRALLALALLLALPFAAAAEVRDIEREAMKLDQLFLGPCCYTQTLDVHSSQPAQDLRKEIRKQLEAGKTPEEVEAWVIETYGQKILAVPPGSALAEVLMLSVAAILIAGFALLWVGRKWMKRGQDDEKGEDKTELSEEDQAYLDRLDDELSQIRPEG from the coding sequence ATGGTTGACACCCTCCGAGCACGCACATCCGGCCTCCCCCGGGCCCTCCTCGCCCTCGCCCTCCTCCTCGCCCTGCCCTTCGCCGCCGCGGCCGAGGTGCGGGACATCGAGCGCGAGGCCATGAAGCTGGACCAGCTCTTCCTCGGCCCCTGCTGCTACACCCAGACCCTCGACGTCCACAGCTCCCAGCCGGCCCAGGATCTGCGCAAGGAGATCCGCAAGCAGCTCGAGGCGGGGAAGACCCCCGAGGAGGTCGAGGCCTGGGTGATCGAGACCTACGGCCAGAAGATCCTCGCCGTCCCGCCGGGCAGCGCCCTGGCCGAGGTGCTCATGCTCTCGGTGGCCGCCATCCTCATCGCCGGCTTCGCCCTCCTCTGGGTGGGCCGCAAGTGGATGAAGCGGGGCCAGGACGACGAGAAGGGCGAGGACAAGACCGAGCTCTCCGAGGAGGATCAGGCCTACCTCGACCGCCTCGACGACGAGCTCTCCCAGATCCGCCCCGAGGGCTGA
- a CDS encoding TlyA family RNA methyltransferase, producing the protein MGKGGKVRIDRLLVERGLCPSRARAQARIMAGEVIVNGHRVEKAGTEVPEDAELRLKGEDLPFVSRGGLKLQGALEAFGFDPTGLRCIDLGASTGGFTDCLLQAGAASVVAVDVGYGQLAAKLRADPRVEVHERTNARLLKAGDLGEPADLVVVDCSFISLELLLPVAALLLKPAGSCLPLVKPQFEVGREAVGKGGVVRDEAARRAALARVRAFAESQGFAVRGEIVSPLKGPKGNVEYLLWLERSP; encoded by the coding sequence ATGGGGAAGGGGGGCAAGGTGCGCATCGACCGCCTGCTGGTCGAGCGCGGCCTCTGCCCCAGCCGCGCCCGGGCCCAGGCCCGGATCATGGCCGGCGAGGTGATCGTGAACGGTCACCGGGTGGAGAAGGCGGGCACCGAGGTCCCGGAGGACGCCGAGCTGCGGCTCAAGGGCGAGGACCTCCCCTTCGTCTCGCGGGGGGGGCTCAAGCTGCAGGGAGCCCTCGAGGCCTTCGGCTTCGATCCCACCGGCCTGCGCTGCATCGACCTGGGCGCCTCCACCGGCGGCTTCACCGACTGCCTCCTGCAGGCCGGCGCGGCCTCGGTGGTGGCGGTGGACGTGGGCTACGGACAGCTGGCCGCCAAGCTGCGCGCGGATCCCCGGGTGGAGGTCCACGAGCGCACCAACGCCCGGCTGCTGAAGGCCGGTGACCTCGGGGAGCCGGCGGATCTGGTCGTGGTCGACTGCTCCTTCATCTCCCTGGAGCTGCTCCTGCCGGTGGCCGCGCTCCTGCTGAAGCCGGCGGGCAGCTGCCTGCCCCTGGTGAAGCCGCAGTTCGAGGTGGGGAGGGAGGCGGTCGGCAAGGGCGGGGTCGTGCGGGACGAGGCAGCGCGGCGCGCGGCCCTCGCGCGGGTGCGCGCCTTCGCCGAGTCGCAGGGCTTCGCCGTCCGGGGCGAGATCGTCTCGCCCCTGAAGGGCCCCAAGGGTAACGTGGAGTACCTCCTCTGGCTGGAGCGCTCCCCTTGA
- a CDS encoding polyprenyl synthetase family protein yields the protein MSESFEQWMEEARAEVEAWLSGWGEAAPGPERLREAMFYSVAAGGKRLRPLLALAAAEAVGSTERSELLQDYCVALELVHTYSLVHDDLPAMDDDDLRRGRPTNHKVFGEAVAILAGDGLLTEAFALLGSEAQRERAALVGLLAACAGSGGMVGGQVLDIERGALGAGLDAVEEVHRMKTAALIRAACVGGALAAGAGDEALEALSTFGEAIGLAFQVADDLLDAEGEAESMGKAVGKDAERGTATVPGAIGVEAARERAGALLALAREALAELDAEAGDPSRLDALAGLLVERRS from the coding sequence GTGAGCGAGAGCTTCGAGCAGTGGATGGAGGAGGCCCGCGCCGAGGTCGAGGCGTGGCTGAGTGGGTGGGGCGAGGCGGCGCCGGGCCCCGAGCGCCTGCGCGAGGCGATGTTCTACAGCGTCGCGGCCGGCGGCAAGCGCCTGCGGCCCCTGCTGGCCCTGGCCGCGGCCGAGGCCGTGGGGAGCACCGAACGCAGCGAGCTCTTGCAGGACTACTGCGTCGCCCTCGAGCTGGTGCACACCTACAGCCTGGTCCACGACGACCTCCCGGCGATGGACGACGACGACCTGCGCCGGGGCCGCCCGACCAACCACAAGGTCTTCGGCGAGGCCGTGGCGATCCTCGCCGGGGACGGGCTGCTCACCGAGGCCTTCGCCCTGCTGGGCAGCGAGGCCCAGCGCGAGCGCGCCGCCCTGGTGGGGCTGCTCGCGGCCTGCGCCGGCTCCGGCGGCATGGTCGGCGGGCAGGTCCTCGACATCGAGCGGGGCGCCCTGGGGGCCGGCCTCGACGCCGTCGAGGAGGTCCACCGCATGAAGACGGCGGCCCTCATCCGGGCCGCCTGCGTGGGCGGGGCGCTGGCGGCCGGCGCCGGGGACGAGGCCCTGGAGGCCCTCTCCACCTTCGGCGAGGCGATCGGCCTGGCCTTCCAGGTCGCCGACGATCTCCTCGACGCCGAGGGCGAGGCCGAGTCGATGGGCAAGGCCGTGGGCAAGGACGCCGAGCGGGGGACCGCCACGGTGCCCGGCGCCATCGGCGTCGAGGCCGCGCGCGAGCGGGCGGGGGCGCTGCTGGCGCTGGCCCGCGAGGCCCTCGCCGAGCTGGACGCGGAGGCGGGCGATCCCTCCCGCCTCGACGCCCTGGCCGGCCTCCTGGTGGAGCGCCGGAGCTGA
- the xseB gene encoding exodeoxyribonuclease VII small subunit, with the protein MPGTRKTRKKTDAAPGAHEALPYEQVVERLEATVERLEAGELPLEDQLAAFEEGMQLLRAGQKLLDGAERRVEKLLADGAREPFEDED; encoded by the coding sequence ATGCCCGGCACCCGCAAGACCAGGAAGAAGACTGACGCCGCGCCCGGCGCCCACGAGGCGCTGCCCTACGAGCAGGTCGTCGAGCGCCTCGAGGCCACCGTCGAGCGCCTCGAGGCGGGCGAGCTGCCTCTGGAGGATCAGCTCGCGGCCTTCGAGGAGGGGATGCAGCTGCTCCGGGCCGGCCAGAAGCTGCTGGACGGCGCCGAGCGCCGGGTGGAGAAGCTGCTGGCCGACGGCGCCCGGGAGCCCTTCGAGGACGAGGACTAG
- the xseA gene encoding exodeoxyribonuclease VII large subunit produces the protein MAAQRSYRLRNLPGRPRPGAGSPEAMPAESGPRVYRVDELTREIKGLLEGRFARIQVRGEISGFKRATSGHCYLTLKDDDATLSAVIWRGPAARMRLDPRDGLEVIATGRITVYAPRGNYQLVIDRLEPAGEGALRAAFEQLRARLEEEGLFDEARKVALPPLPTRVGVVSSPTGAAIHDFLQVLGRRAPQVSVLLAPARVQGEGAASELASALRRLDAEDCDVIVVTRGGGSLEDLWAFNEELVVRAIAACETPVISAVGHEVDVTLSDLAADLRAATPSAAAELVAPARESLREELRSLRRRLQSALRLSLGRRRQVLLGARARLSDPRMALSARRQRLDELHLMGRFALERGLRERREALSREAARLERLHPRQRLGQRQRALADLERRLEREVLSGLRAERTRLTRHEAALTALSPQSVLDRGFALVSDQEGRLLRDAATVAVGDALQIRLARGALGARVSHHSQEASDARHPQDQEED, from the coding sequence ATGGCGGCGCAGCGCAGCTATCGGCTCCGGAACCTGCCCGGGCGTCCTCGCCCGGGCGCGGGCAGCCCGGAAGCCATGCCCGCCGAGTCGGGCCCGCGGGTCTACCGGGTCGACGAGCTCACCCGGGAGATCAAGGGCCTGCTCGAGGGCCGCTTCGCCCGGATCCAGGTGCGGGGTGAGATCTCGGGCTTCAAGCGGGCCACCAGCGGCCACTGCTACCTGACCCTCAAGGACGACGACGCCACCCTCTCGGCGGTGATCTGGCGGGGGCCGGCGGCCCGGATGCGCCTCGACCCCCGGGACGGCCTGGAGGTGATCGCCACCGGGCGGATCACGGTCTACGCGCCCCGGGGCAACTACCAGCTGGTGATCGACCGGCTGGAGCCAGCGGGGGAGGGCGCCCTGCGGGCGGCCTTCGAGCAGCTGCGGGCCCGCCTCGAGGAGGAGGGGCTCTTCGACGAGGCGCGCAAGGTGGCGCTGCCGCCGCTGCCCACCCGGGTGGGGGTCGTGAGCAGCCCGACCGGCGCGGCGATCCACGACTTCCTCCAGGTCCTCGGCCGCCGGGCGCCCCAGGTCTCCGTGCTGCTGGCCCCGGCCCGGGTGCAGGGGGAGGGGGCCGCCTCCGAGCTCGCCTCCGCCTTGCGCCGCCTGGACGCCGAGGACTGCGACGTGATCGTCGTGACCCGGGGCGGCGGCAGCCTGGAGGACCTCTGGGCCTTCAACGAGGAGCTGGTGGTGCGGGCCATCGCCGCCTGCGAGACGCCGGTGATCTCGGCGGTGGGACACGAGGTGGACGTCACCCTCTCCGACCTGGCCGCCGACCTGCGGGCGGCCACGCCCTCGGCCGCCGCGGAGCTGGTGGCGCCCGCCCGGGAGAGCCTGCGGGAGGAGCTGCGGAGCCTGCGCCGGCGCCTCCAGAGCGCCCTGCGCCTCTCCCTCGGGCGGCGGCGCCAGGTCCTGCTCGGCGCCCGCGCGCGCCTCTCCGATCCCCGCATGGCCCTCTCCGCCCGCCGCCAGCGCCTCGACGAGCTGCACCTGATGGGGCGCTTCGCCCTCGAGCGGGGCCTGCGAGAGCGGCGGGAGGCCCTCTCCCGGGAGGCCGCTCGCCTCGAGCGCCTGCACCCCCGTCAGCGCCTCGGCCAGCGCCAGCGGGCGCTCGCCGACCTCGAGCGGCGGCTCGAGCGCGAGGTCCTCTCCGGCCTGCGCGCCGAGCGCACCCGGCTGACCCGCCACGAGGCCGCCCTCACGGCCCTCTCCCCGCAGAGCGTCCTCGACCGGGGCTTCGCCCTGGTCAGCGACCAGGAGGGCAGGCTCCTGCGCGACGCCGCCACGGTCGCGGTGGGAGACGCGCTCCAGATCCGGCTCGCTCGCGGCGCCCTCGGCGCGCGGGTGAGCCACCACTCCCAGGAGGCAAGCGATGCCCGGCACCCGCAAGACCAGGAAGAAGACTGA
- a CDS encoding ATP-grasp domain-containing protein, translating into MRVVFLGPVYPPEMRHFTRGLAEVGAEVYGIGDTPRAALPADSRYYLHDYLQVPSLLDEEDVLERASRWLRNLPIERVLSAWEPTVLLAARMRERWGLPGMSHDTVLGFRDKQLMKERVAAAGLRVPASARVSTVEGLREAAEAIGFPLIVKPIAGAGSADTYLCRDAERLEEVIKLTRGVAEVSVEEYVEGEEFTYDTLCVDGRPVYENVAQYLPKPLEARSEEWISPVIVTVRDLAPPKFQAGIALGREVLGALGMGDGFTHMEWFHTPKGEVVLGEIGCRPGGARLVDQMNFTGDIDLFREWARVVCWGAFEASTERKYNCGITFKRALGQGRITRITGLEAWLQACGSWVVDESLLRPGSHRRDWKQTLLSDGWVMVRHPDWDEAVRMAFAAATDITLYAS; encoded by the coding sequence ATGAGAGTCGTCTTCCTGGGTCCGGTCTATCCACCGGAGATGCGGCACTTCACCCGCGGCCTGGCCGAGGTGGGCGCCGAGGTCTATGGGATCGGGGACACGCCGAGGGCCGCCCTGCCGGCGGACTCGCGTTACTACCTCCACGACTACTTGCAGGTGCCGAGCCTCCTCGACGAGGAGGACGTGCTCGAGCGCGCGTCCCGGTGGCTGCGCAACCTGCCCATCGAGCGGGTGCTCTCCGCCTGGGAGCCGACCGTGCTCCTGGCCGCCCGGATGCGAGAGCGCTGGGGCCTGCCCGGCATGTCCCACGACACGGTGCTGGGCTTCCGGGACAAGCAGCTGATGAAGGAGCGGGTCGCCGCCGCGGGCCTGCGGGTGCCGGCCTCGGCGCGGGTGTCCACGGTCGAGGGGCTGCGGGAGGCCGCCGAGGCGATCGGCTTCCCGCTCATCGTCAAGCCCATCGCCGGCGCCGGCAGCGCCGACACCTACCTCTGCCGCGACGCCGAGCGCCTGGAGGAGGTCATCAAACTGACCCGGGGCGTCGCCGAGGTGAGCGTGGAGGAGTACGTCGAGGGCGAGGAGTTCACCTACGACACCCTCTGCGTCGACGGGCGGCCGGTCTACGAGAACGTCGCCCAGTACCTGCCCAAGCCCCTGGAGGCGCGCAGCGAGGAGTGGATCAGCCCGGTGATCGTCACGGTGCGCGACCTCGCGCCGCCGAAGTTCCAGGCGGGCATCGCCCTCGGGCGCGAGGTCCTCGGCGCGCTGGGCATGGGCGACGGCTTCACCCACATGGAGTGGTTCCACACCCCCAAGGGCGAGGTCGTGCTGGGGGAGATCGGCTGCCGCCCGGGTGGGGCGCGGCTGGTCGACCAGATGAACTTCACCGGGGACATCGATCTCTTCCGGGAGTGGGCCCGGGTCGTCTGCTGGGGGGCCTTCGAGGCCTCCACCGAGCGGAAGTACAACTGCGGCATCACCTTCAAGCGGGCGCTGGGGCAGGGCCGCATCACCCGGATCACGGGCCTGGAGGCCTGGCTGCAGGCCTGCGGCTCCTGGGTCGTGGACGAGTCCCTCCTGCGGCCGGGGAGCCACCGGCGCGACTGGAAGCAGACCCTGCTCTCCGACGGCTGGGTGATGGTGCGTCACCCGGACTGGGACGAGGCGGTCCGGATGGCCTTCGCGGCCGCCACGGACATCACCCTCTACGCGAGCTGA
- a CDS encoding ATP-grasp domain-containing protein, whose translation MRSVVFAAPFLLETSLRFARAAARLPDVRLLAVVQEPPPHADRSIFADVVEVADCFSVPQLIEAIERLRARHGQPHRIVGVLEPLQVQLAKARAHFGVEGTDEDTADLFRDKARMKDRLRQAGLPVARHALLGDAGEAAAFEASVGYPMVVKPPAGMGAKATFRVRSGDELRAALTGMSASAAHPILAEEFLQGEEGSFDTITLGGVVQHSSISRYLPTPLEVLENPWIQWRCVLPAQIDGPEYDEVRRVGTAAIEILGLRDGFTHMEWFRRADGSIAIGEIAQRPPGANITRMIGLADDFDPYRAWARAVIDGAFDGPHPRRHAVGCAYLRGMGRGRVAGCSGVHAAQEAVGHLVVETLLPTPGAPRNDSYEGDGYALVRSESTDEVIRALQTIIETVRVHYL comes from the coding sequence ATGCGTTCCGTCGTCTTCGCCGCCCCCTTCCTCCTGGAGACCTCCCTGCGCTTCGCCCGGGCGGCGGCGCGCCTCCCCGACGTGCGGCTCCTCGCCGTGGTGCAGGAGCCTCCCCCTCACGCCGACCGCTCGATCTTCGCCGACGTGGTGGAGGTGGCCGACTGCTTCTCGGTGCCCCAGCTCATCGAGGCGATCGAGCGGCTCCGTGCCCGCCACGGTCAGCCCCACCGCATCGTCGGCGTCCTCGAGCCGCTCCAGGTACAGCTGGCGAAGGCGCGCGCGCACTTCGGGGTGGAGGGCACCGACGAGGACACCGCGGATCTCTTCCGGGACAAGGCCCGGATGAAGGACCGCCTCCGGCAGGCGGGCCTGCCGGTGGCCCGCCACGCCCTCCTCGGGGACGCCGGGGAGGCCGCCGCCTTCGAGGCCAGCGTCGGCTACCCCATGGTCGTGAAGCCCCCGGCGGGGATGGGGGCGAAGGCCACCTTCCGGGTCCGCAGCGGCGACGAGCTGCGCGCGGCCCTCACGGGCATGAGCGCCAGCGCCGCGCACCCGATCCTCGCCGAGGAGTTCCTCCAGGGCGAGGAGGGGAGCTTCGACACGATCACCCTCGGCGGCGTGGTGCAGCACAGCTCGATCTCCCGCTACCTCCCCACCCCCCTCGAGGTGCTGGAGAACCCGTGGATCCAGTGGCGCTGCGTGCTCCCCGCGCAGATCGACGGCCCCGAGTACGACGAGGTGCGGCGAGTCGGGACCGCCGCCATCGAGATCCTGGGCCTGCGGGACGGCTTCACCCACATGGAGTGGTTCCGCCGCGCCGACGGCAGCATCGCCATCGGCGAGATCGCCCAGCGGCCCCCGGGCGCCAACATCACCCGGATGATCGGGCTGGCGGACGACTTCGATCCCTACCGGGCCTGGGCGCGGGCCGTCATCGACGGGGCCTTCGACGGCCCCCACCCACGGCGCCACGCCGTCGGCTGCGCCTACCTGCGGGGGATGGGCCGGGGCCGGGTCGCTGGCTGCAGCGGGGTGCACGCCGCCCAGGAGGCGGTCGGGCACCTGGTGGTCGAGACCCTCCTGCCCACCCCGGGCGCGCCCCGCAACGACAGCTACGAGGGCGACGGCTACGCCCTGGTGCGCTCGGAGAGCACCGACGAGGTGATCCGCGCCCTCCAGACGATCATCGAGACCGTGAGGGTCCACTACCTGTGA